The region CAATCCAAAATGCATTGTAGAAACTCGAGTGGTTAATGATGAGTCAGCCCCAACTGTGCAAGTCAAATTTGGTGAGTTGTGTTTCTACATcatatcaacaacaataacttATGATTGACTCTTTTACCTAGTAAATGGTGAAGAGATGAGATTGAATGGCTCAGAGCATCATGTTCTAGATATGATGAAGATAATCAAGGCAAAAtcagacacaatgacataaTCCGCCAACGGGAgtcaaaagggggaggggctgcaTGGTTACTTCAATTTAGTGAGCTCTTGTACATACTACAGCAGACTAGAATACAAGGGTGCTTCTCCTAACTGCCCTGCTAGCAGAAACTGATTCAAGCAGCGACATAGACTCTAAGAGTATGAACCACTTCTGGAAAGAACAtacaaatgttacaagttACACAGGTTTGCTCAAGTGAGGAAGCCATGCTGTGCCAATCCACTTCACTGTCAGCATATTCTATACTGTCAGcaacataacataacaattaTCGTGATACTCACAACTGTGTGGAGGGGCACAGTTCCATTCCTTCTTTTCGTGTTGTGCAGGTGTATACATAAACAGCTCCAGCAAGAAGAAGGATTTCTGCTTAATAGATTTATTGATAAAACGATGGACATACAATACAGACAGTGGGACTTTATCAACTACAAAACACTTGAATGTAATATGCATGGTGGCAATAATCAGACATTACACACAATTGTCTCAGATGCACTTTACATTGAAATGTCTTCAGTGTTCCAACAACAAGATAGCAACACATCACcagtacacaacacaacacaactctCAGTTCAGTCCAAATAAACTTCAAGAAATAGAAATTCACACAAATCCAAATCCCTTTGTTTTTATGGCAACTCGAAGCTTTGTTCTCAGTATACGTCTGGATGAGTAGAGTGGAACATAGAGTCTTGAAATGCAAGTGTTTGCAGTAGGCAGATGATGATCATCTGGTGGCCGAATGGTGACAGTAGGAAGAGGTTGGAAGCCTTCCTCACTTGAAGGCAAAGCAGGACTTGAAGTCCAGAAATATAACTACATAGATTATTTGTCTACATTAAAATGTGagtaagaaacaaacaaaagaacatcTGACCAGTTCTTGTTTCTCTTTCCTGCTCAATTTGTCAACCACTTGCCAAAACCAATGGCGAAATTGGGTGAGAAGACTACTACTCTCACAAGCTATAAGACAGAGCATAGCACAAAGACAGCAGTACTAAGACCACAAACATCTCCTCTGCAACTGTGCTTTAGTGTGCTGCCAATATTATGCATCGCCATTTTCATCTACCTACAGTGTGTCTTTTTTACGCTCTTCAAATGATTACTGATTATTGGGCACAGGCAAACCTAGATTTGCTGACTGAGCAAGCCTGGGAGCTGGCACTGACTCTATAACAAATACCACCCGAGGCCAAAGTTACGCATCTCCTTGTATACCCTTATTGTCTACAAACAGAACATTGCTCAAGGCATGCAACCACACAGCACACACCTATGGTCCAGACAATGCATCactttatacatacatacaacaaactGAACTGA is a window of Corticium candelabrum chromosome 20, ooCorCand1.1, whole genome shotgun sequence DNA encoding:
- the LOC134195895 gene encoding uncharacterized protein LOC134195895; protein product: MASVRGFSLKHISKIIVSFCTFNSNASSVRELLRRVSSDSMKESNPKCIVETRVVNDESAPTVQVKFVNGEEMRLNGSEHHVLDMMKIIKAKSDTMT